The following coding sequences are from one Rattus norvegicus strain BN/NHsdMcwi chromosome 11, GRCr8, whole genome shotgun sequence window:
- the Cyp2ab1 gene encoding cytochrome P450 2J2, whose amino-acid sequence MPMDSVTLGWIQGVGRYSEDVRQKLSTGCRKVGSHTQRAIIAKGAMGCLVSPQLAQTHGNVFTVWLGSTPIVVLNGFRAVKEALVSNSEQFSGRPLTPFFRDLFGEKGVICSNGLTWRQQRRFCLTTLRELGLGKQALELQLQHEAAELAEVFHQEQGRAFDPQVPIIRSTTRVIGALVFGHHFLSEEPIFLELIRAINLGLAFASTTWRRLYDMFPWALRYLSGPHQKIFQYHEAVRGFIHHEIIRHKLRTPEAPKDFISCYLSQITKAMDDPVSTFSEENLIQVVIDLFLGGTDTTATTLHWAIIYLVHHRAIQERVQQELDEVLGTAQAVCYEDRERLPYTRAVLHEVQRLSSVVAVGAVRQCVTPTWMHGYYVSKGTIILPNLASVLCDPECWETPHQFNPGHFLDKDGDFVTNEAFLPFSAGHRVCPGEQLARMELFLMFATLLRTFRFQLPEGSQGLRLEYVFGGTLQPQPQKICAVPRLSSLSPREP is encoded by the exons ATGCCCATGGACTCTGTGACCCTGGGCTGGATTCAAGGAGTTGGGAGGTACTCTGAAGATGTGCGCCAAAAGTTGAGTACCGGATGCAGGAAGGTAGGCAGTCACACCCAGAGGGCGATCATAGCAAAAGGGGCTATGGGCTGCCTGGTGTCTCCACAGCTGGCTCAGACTCATGGCAATGTGTTTACTGTGTGGCTGGGCTCTACACCCATTGTGGTGCTGAACGGCTTCCGGGCGGTGAAGGAAGCCCTGGTCTCCAACTCAGAACAGTTCTCGGGGAGGCCCCTCACCCCATTCTTCCGAGACCTATTTGGAGAAAAAG GTGTTATCTGCAGCAATGGGCTTACATGGCGACAACAGAGACGCTTCTGTCTGACGACTCTTCGAGAGCTGGGCCTTGGCAAGCAAGCGTTAGAGTTGCAGCTGCAGCACGAGGCAGCAGAGCTGGCTGAGGTGTTTCACCAGGAACAGG GGAGAGCCTTTGATCCTCAGGTTCCTATCATTCGATCCACAACGAGAGTTATTGGGGCCCTGGTGTTTGGTCATCACTTCCTCTCCGAGGAGCCCATCTTCCTGGAACTAATTCGAGCCATCAACCTTGGCCTCGCCTTTGCCAGCACTACTTGGCGCCGG CTGTACGACATGTTTCCCTGGGCCCTCCGCTACCTCTCAGGACCCCACCAGAAGATATTTCAGTACCACGAGGCTGTGAGGGGCTTCATCCACCATGAAATCATCAGGCATAAGCTCAGGACACCTGAGGCCCCCAAGGATTTCATCAGCTGCTACCTGTCACAAATCACCAAG GCCATGGATGACCCTGTCTCCACATTCAGTGAGGAGAACCTTATCCAAGTGGTGATTGACCTATTTCTGGGAGGCACAGACACCACGGCCACCACTCTGCACTGGGCAATCATATACCTGGTCCATCACAGAGCCATCCAAG AGAGAGTGCAGCAGGAACTGGATGAGGTGCTGGGTACTGCACAGGCCGTCTGCTATGAGGATCGAGAGCGACTGCCCTACACCCGTGCTGTCCTCCACGAGGTACAGCGCCTTAGCAGCGTTGTGGCCGTGGGCGCTGTACGTCAGTGTGTGACTCCCACCTGGATGCATGGTTACTATGTATCTAAG GGAACCATCATCTTGCCCAATCTGGCCTCGGTGCTGTGTGACCCCGAGTGCTGGGAGACCCCTCATCAGTTCAACCCTGGCCACTTCCTAGACAAAGATGGAGACTTTGTGACCAATGAAGCCTTCCTGCCCTTCTCTGCAG ggCATCGTGTGTGTCCTGGGGAACAGCTTGCCCGAATGGAGCTCTTCCTGATGTTTGCCACCCTCCTCAGGACCTTTCGGTTTCAATTACCAGAAGGGAGCCAGGGCCTCAGGCTGGAATATGTCTTTGGTGGTACACTGCAGCCTCAGCCCCAGAAGATTTGTGCCGTGCCTCGTCTGAGCAGCCTCAGCCCTAGGGAGCCCTAG